DNA from Prunus persica cultivar Lovell chromosome G6, Prunus_persica_NCBIv2, whole genome shotgun sequence:
ATCAAGGCAACACAATCATCTATTATCATCACTTTGCTGTGTACATAAACCTGAATAACAAGGAGAACAGATTATAAAAACAAGTGAAGGTTTCATGGGCCAAAATTGAAGTTCATTTTAATGCAGAAAAGTACCTGACTTGTGGATACAGGACCACCTTCGAAAAGTCTGCCATACGACCTCAGACCATAGAAAGAAATGTAATCATGTGTCTTAGGACCAAGCAAAACTTTTAGATTATGCAGTATTGAATGTTTTTCCCAGCTAATGGTTCGATACTGCCAATGCATTAGGGCTCTAACAGTAGCCGCACCACCATCGTCCACACCACCCTATTATTTGTATCcagaattaaaagaaaaggaaaacactGTTATCAAAATTCACAGCAAAAGGACATGCttgataaaattaagaaaataaaccaATGGGTACCTGAAAGCCAGGTAAGAGTGGTATGACAACGATCACCCTAAaacacttttgttctttgtgtGCTAGCTTAATACGCCTGTACAACGCTTCCAGGACACGGTTCTGTATAATCTCATCCCCTGAAAGACCTGATATGAAGAATTGATTCTGGAAGCAAACAGCAAAGGAAATAGCAAAATGATCAGCATAAGCACCAAAAATCAGTACTTTGAACAGCATCTAGGTGACTAGAGGCATGTCTTTCAAAGCAGGATGTTATATGATTTCTATGAAAATCAGAATGCTCCAGAGACAACGGTAAACCTCAATATAGACAAAATGTTCTGCTTTCTCAATGAGAGAACAATAAGCTTTGTGTATGCTATCTTCAGCCTGACTAGATCCAGCAGACCACTGGCTCACACTTCTGACAACCTAAacattgcatatttattagTAGAACTATATAAACACTTAGTAAatcttgaaattttaaaaaactaaattcACAGTATCCAAGAGACAGCCTTAACCTGACAATGGCATGCAGTACGAGGACCTATTTGTCCATAATCATCAGCAGCAACAGCATGATCATGTTCCTCTGGACTTTCCAACCCTTCATTTGAAGTTGTCAGGCCAGATTGTGCCACcatatttaaatttgtttcacTTTTGAGATCCATAGAATGAAGGTCATCTACAAAACCTTCCATCTGCATATCTGCGTATAAATCATCGGTTGGCTGCTCAAGAAGATTATGGTTCAAGTCCAGGGCGCTTGGCTTTTTGTCTACAATAGGAGCATTTAAACCATCAGCTTCTTGAGGCAAAAGCAAGGGAATATCCTGCGACGGTGAAAAGGAGTTCGgggtttcttctttgtttttcttttcaacgtCTATCTCTCTACTTCTTCCCATGTAATGAGGGATGACCATGTGATGTTGAGGCATAAGTAGTGGAATTGTTTGTTCATGTGGAGCTTTGTTTCTCTACAAGATGGTTCATTAAGTTAGCAAATTTACTTtcttaaaatagaaaatttctcCACAAGACAAGCAGTAGCAGAAAATCAACCTTAGCATGGTTCCAGCGCTGAACAAAATGCCTGGCAATGTCACGACAGGGCGGTCCCCAAAGGGCACATTGGACATCATGCCACGGCATACGCGGATATCTTTCACGCTCCAATTCATCTTTCATTGTGTCTTCCCAAGAATTTGGTTCGGATTCTCTGAATGAAGTGACAATGACATATTTGATATCCCCTTTGGTCTAGAAAACTATACTgataatttggaaaaaaaaagaagaagaagagaaataccTTGGGTTATAGTAGTCCTTTCCTGGCCATATATGAGGAGGGCAGTCACCCACTTTGTGTTCAACCGTGTCATAGCGGCCGAAGCACAAATCTAGTCCTCCAATGAAGCAAATCTGGTAATCAACTATGACAAGTTTTTCATGATGTGACCTGTACGTTTTCGTAGATAATTTATGGAGCATTAACATGAAAGCAAACCAAAAGCAAGTTAATCAAATAAACTTGGagagtttttttaattcaatctTGACATGAGATAAAATAACTAAGATGAATGAATCCAGAAGGAGCATACCACAAATAAATGCCCGTGGGAAAACGGTCAGGATAGCGCAATACTCTCACATTCTCATGAATGTTAGAAAGCAATTTCTTACTGTACGAACTGTTGATCTTTAAAGCAAGAGCAACCTCCTTGTAGAGAAGAATGTAAATCTGCATATAAATCATTAGTGGAGTTAAAGATCCCAGACATAAATGTCAAATTACCACCTAACTAAAACAAGTAAATACCAACAACGAGAGAGAATGAGTGTTTGCACCTGAACTCCTTGCCTAGCCTTTTCATATAGTAATGCATCAAGCCGAGAAGATGAATTACTATGAAAAGGACGTCTTAGATACAGTTCTGGGCAAAGCCACCAGCCAGTGATGAATATCTGGAAGCAAACATTCTATGTTGAGTTGTATAATCACTAGAAATGCACGTTAAATGGTGTGAacaatgcaagaaaaaaacctCTGATTTTGCAGCTTCAACAGAAGAAGCAATAGCTTCAAATGCTGCTTGGCCATCTACAAACCATTGAGCTTGGCTCCCATCATCAGTCAAACCCCTTGGAGAAGCAAAGGAACCAAAGCGATGAGGATGACACCAACCTTCATGAGGCCTTAAACCAGCATCATTAATTGCAGCAACCCAATCTTTGACTTTAGCATTGCTAGTGGTTCTTAACCTTAAGCTTTGATTTCCAGAAGCAACCTTTAGACATTTACAAATCAATGTGGTCGTCAGAGAATTGaatagaactatacaatagcTGTTTTAAATAGGAAAACAGCAAACACTCATATAAGAAGGAATTAAGCTTAAGATACTCAAAGCACATAAAAGTGTATCTAATTGATTTGAAGCTATCCTCATAATAAACAAGCCATGTGTAACCAATATAAAAGTAAATTAAAACAACAGCTCACCCTTAATGTGTAACGTAAAGGATTGCGTTCCTTTATTTGATTAGCCAAATATATTTGTGAGCATGCATTTTCATTTGAGGTTGGCAGTACATTGAAAACGATTATGTCTAAAAGTTCAGTGTCAAAAGGATCCTCTAGTAAGGCCAGGAACCCAGGCTTTAAAACAGCCCACACCTGCAattggacaaaaaaaaaacacgatAATACAAAATACCATTCCCTACAAAGAATTAGACAAATTATAAGCAAACATAGTTTGATTATACGGAAATAAACGAGCAAAGGAATAAAAGGTCATTGACAAAACCTTTTGCCAGTTGTTGCTACAGAAACCAAGACAAAGGGATGCAAAAGAGTTCACATCAGAATCAGCCCCTGCAATTTTTGGTAGATGCTTCACCATTACATAACCTTCTTTCAGCTTTGGACCATACTCCTGTGAAAAGGAGAGCTTCGAGACCTCCAAAAATTTACAGACCTACAATTGGAAACCACTTCTTGTAATAAATCTGAAAATGAGTACCAACAAATGACAGCACTAATAAAAATGGAGTTCACACACCTCTCGAGAATTCACTAGATCCATGTTTCCCAGAAAATGATTCAAATAACCCTGCATTGCCACCTTTGCTCTGTCCGAAATGGACTGCTGCCCTCCTAGTGCTGGACGGAGGATGGGCAAAGCAGCACGAGACGGAACGTATCTGCATAGCAACcaaattcagaaaatcataAGTACTATGGTGTAAGACCTAAATTTGGACCAAGCACTATGAAGTCAGAAATCACCTGTTTCTAACACTTTCTTCATTATGTACAGGAACAGCCCCATCATCCGGTTCATCATCATCTTGCACTACTGCCGTCTGATCTACTATTCCTATGCTATGAAGCCATTCTTTCACCTTTCGTGCAAAGTTCCCAGCGAAATTATATAAAGATTAGGCCAAATacagattaaaaaaattcctctACTGATCAAATGTTGCATCCGGTATATGGTGCAGATTAGGCACAAGAAGGAAAACTGGGGCAAGTCCGCAGGCTCATAAATGTTCCAAACAATCAAGAATGACAGGGAGATATAAAAAACAATTGGCATACCTGCTCTTGTTTCTCATGAAACTCCTCAATTATTGCACGCTTCCTCAAAGCAAAATGTAAATAGAGAACTTGTGATGCTTTCTTCAGCAGCCGCCACTTGAACTGTTGAAGAGGAATACAAAACAAACCTTTTAGCATGGCATAACGACATTTCGAAACCATCTGGCCAGTTAAGAGTTTGTGAATTGTCACAAgacaaaattggaaattcaTCAATGAAGTACCCAAAACATTTATCTAAATTCAACGTCGGTCTGCAATTTAAAACCAGTAACTGGATGACcttctaaaaattaaaaaaaacaatcatcCTAAGCAGTAAACAGAGATACATatacagagaaagagagagcatgCCTGTTTGTATTGAAACTCAATGGTGTAAGACAGAAGCATGGGGCTGATATCTCCGGTATCGGGCCGCGACACCGATACAATGGTGGCCACCGGCAACTCTTCGAAAATCGGCGTGAAGGAGAAAGATGCCGCATTCATATTCATTGCCTCGGATAGTACCGCACCATTTGCAATGAGCTTCTCCGACGACATCAGCTAATTCTTTTGCTTGAAATCCCAATAAACTCAGCTCTTGCATATCCTTGAACACCAGAGAAAGTGAGTGACTTTCGGTTTTTTacgaaaacccaaaagaaagaaattaagaGAGAAGAGCTTTGACAGAGAAGAAAGGAAGCGGTTTTTATAGTTTACAGAAGTCCCGGCGTTCCATGTATTTTCATACCGGGAAATTGAAGAAGGCGGCTCTGGGTGACCCATAGCGACATGGATTTTTCATGTAGTTTAGATATTTTAACAACACGTGTCGTCCTGAGGTATAGACTATTGTGCAATTACACGTGGCAGGAGCTAAAGTAGATAGCATGAAGTTTTGGGTAAGTTTAGTGGTCGAAAGTAATATTTCTTTAAGAAAGGAAAATAGTAAAAACTAATTGAATTTATTTACGTATTATATCCTATTTGTATGGGTATGATATTTGTAATCTATATAGAAATTATGGACATGTCATACGTTACATTGCCAAAAATACCCCTCAAACATTTTGGCTTCATTATAACCTCACCCCTTAAAAATCCATTTGGATGAATGAAGTTGAGGACATTTTGGTCATTTAATATTGTCATGAAGAGAGTACAATTTGCAGTTGCACACGGCATATCCCCATGGAAGGATCACTTGAAAagaatattcatattttttgtgCTTACCTCTGCGAATATGCTGAAAAGGGTTTATGGCGGGCACACTCATTAATTATGCATTTCTCTGAGAGATTAAATTAAACTATATAATTAagtataattaataaaataaggcACGAGGGTTGTTGTTGGAGATTCTATAATTCCACCCACTAAAAAGAATAATACTTAGAAGAAAAGTAATGTTCATAAATTATGTCCCACACTTTGTCGTGCACGGCTAGATTGTGTAGCTTAAATGAGAActcacaaagaaaaaaaattgcaaggtTGACTTAACAATTGTGTGGTAGTTCCATCATTTAACTTGATTAGCAATGGCACAGGCTCATGTGATTTCTCTGGCCACAAATAGAAAGCTCATGTGATTCGTTTAGCTATGAATATTGGACAAGTCGGACACAACTTGGTACAACAGACATATTTGTCCCCAACTCAAAGCTCAGTAGGTGTGGATTTTAACACATAAGGTCTCGGTGTTACTAGTACTGGAATCATTcagtaaatatattttgtcaaGTTTCCGCTGTGGACTTCACACTCTTCAACAATATTTAGGTTGCTCCTGCACCCACTTCACCTGAACAACATTGCCTTACAATAATATGAGCATCAGAGCACATGATAAACCAACTTGAACCATAAGATTGACTGAGCTTGAGCCAAATACTTCAATTCAAACTCCACTTTCGACAAAGACAATGAACTTTGGCTAGAGAAGCCATGTAGTCATCAGATCTGACAAGAGCAAGGAAATCAGATTTTACGTTGTTGAATGGTTACTCAACTGATTTACttaaaaattagtttttaCTTCAAACCTTTGTCCATAAGGAGACTGATACGCAGCAACGATATGAAGTTCGGCGGCATCAGTTTTCTTCTGCATAGGTGAAAAATAGCTAGTCATCAATTGTCTAGACATAGGCAATTAGTTTCAAGCTATAAGTTCAGCCAGAAATTTCTCAGCATCAGTTCTTAATCGAAAGTATCAAATTTAAAGAACATTTGACATACAACACGTGACACCAAAAGAGCATCTAAAAGAAAGATACTATAGTTTAAAACAAACCTGACTTTCAAAATAAAGCCCAGCATATAAAGAAGCGTAGAAGTAATCACTCTCTCGGCCTTTCGAAAATGCCGCAACAAGCTAGGAAATAAGAACAACCACTTATGTCAAAAGAAATTCTTGGTGCTAGTGCAACTACACGggcctatatatataagaaacagaaaattatcTGAAGACCATTAAAGCATTCAGTCCCGTAAAATGTTAATGAGTTCTTAAACAACTTTCAGCTACTCCAATTAACCTCCGGCTGGAAAATTATCCGAAGGCATGAGTATTCCACAGAAAGCATGAAGCAAAAGAGAGCTGCATTCTTAACATCTCATATAAACTGATAAAAGCCATTTAGTAAGCACACCTAGAGAGACATGAGAATATATATTGGGAGATGCACATACATGAGATGCCTTTCTAATCTTATGAACTACACAACTAACTAGCTCAAATAAGAAATGTTTGGTCACAGAAGAAATTTCCCGGTCAACACCTTTTCTGGATCACCACCATCTTTAAACATGTTATAGGCGTCTCGCATAACAGGTCTTGGATCTTGGCCAACCTGCATTCATCTAGTATGTAGTTAGAAGAACTTTATTCAACTTTTCACTCAATACGTGGGAGTAAAAAGCACTTTAAAAAGTGTCAGCTAGAATTACACATTGACTCATAAATTTACTTGGTTATGTTTGCTCCTATAGATGGCCAAAAGTCACTGGCTCAAAGTTAAAGCTCAAAGCCTAGTTTAGCTTCATCCATAATCTTCCTCAGATAAAGAAACCTTCCTATAAGAAATGACAGTGTCCTTGGTGTCACTAACTTACCTCAAGAAATCGTTCCCTTGCTTCACTAGTCCCATATAATTGAGCTTCACAAAGAAAGCACCAAATGGACTCCTCTGTATCATTTGGATTCTGGGCAACATCTAATCGGAACTGCTCTGCCCCTTCTTCAAACCTGTGCATAAAGATACCAAGTTTAGTCCTTGACATGCACCTTAACCGAATcgaaatttaacattttatcCTCATGTTTTCCTGTAGAAAGGAAtccttaatttttaattttattccaaTGACAGATCTAAGGCTAAAGTGACAcgctttttaattttgtctacatttaattatttcagtacgtaacaaaaataatgtggaAACAAGAACCATCAAAGAACTAGTACCTATCAAGATAGTAAAGCGATAGCCCCCTTTGCCAAAGATCTGAGAACAACCATAGCCAACACTATGTAACTTAATTCAACAATTCATATCCcaaaaaccaccaaaaaaGCAATTATCAAGAGCTATAATCAGACTCACATGCCTGTTGGCGAGGATCCAACTCAATTGCCTTATCAAATTCTGCTACAGACCCTGAAACATCACCCTTAACAAATAACAAAGTTGTAAACTTTTAATGCCAAACTATGAGAACATGTAAGTGTGGTGTCAAGAGAAATTTAGAAAACAGCATTGGATGGAACAAGGATCAGATTTTACCTGTCTAAAGAGTACCATTCCATGTCGAATAGCGGCAACGGCTTCACGGGCATTGTTACCGCTAGTTAAGGCATCCCAGATGCCAGAAACTGAAGGGAGGAACAGTCTTCTGGTGCTGAAGAATTGTGAGTTAGTGCgagttttaaatgaaaatggtGGTGGCTGGGTTCTGTAGTTGTCACTTGTTGAAGTAATTGTGTCAAAGAAGAGTGAGCTGttctgggttttgaatgaaactGAAGGGGAGGTTAGGAATGATGTGATAGTGGGTTTGAGGTTTTGGGGCATAGCCATGGATGAAGAAAGAGAGGCAATCTTGAACTGGGtaatgagaaatttgagagtCAAAGTGGAAACTTTGGATGAGCTTTAATGGGTCAAATTCGATTTTGATGGTTTTGTGCAAAATTATGGATATGCGGTGGGAAGAGGGATAAGGCGCCAAAAGCCAACAATTCTTCAACTCTACTTTTACTGAGTCTTCACCttcgccgcgcggctatatttgttctgggttttgaatgaaagtaACGGGTTAGGAATAGGATTGGTGTGATATACTGTGAGCTTTttgcatttaatttttttaataaatcgtatagccgggcggctatacttgggccctgtttatttttttaaataaatagtaaagccgcgcggctatactatttttaaaaaagcgaATAAATTCAAACGGCTATACCATTTCTTtgcaagtatagccgcgcggctatactatttccaAACCgatttataataaaagaaaaagagacccGCCCATCGATTAGGAACCTACGTGTCAAAACAAGTATCGCCGcgcggccatactattttttttaaaaaaatactctagtaaagccgcgcggctagactattttgaAAAGTCGCTGACTTCAATGTTTCATGCTGGAGAATTGTCAAAGGGGTTGGATTTTACTATTCTGGGTTATTGTCATGGCTTCTCTCTTTTTGCCTGGAAATTCTATCAGTATAGAGAAAACATGGCAGCATTTCAGGTGAGCATTTGCTTTCAGCTTCGGAAGGTATGGGGTTTGATAATTGCCGGATTGAGATAAAGAACTCGGACCCCAGAGATTGCGATCTTGAGGTTGGTATCATATATTTTTGAATCTTCGATTTGTCTTGAGGATTTGCTTTTGATTTCACTAGGGGACATATCAGGGGGGAAATTACAAATGAACACTTGCCTTCAATATTTCTACTCATCAAAATTGGCCAATCAAACAAGACATCATACAAACAGATGGTAAAAGATTTCATATTTTCTACATGGTTTTGCATGTATAGCTGATGTCTTGTATGATTCTTACTTGTACTGATTACTTGATGGATAAATGATGCCTTTCATTACTTATAATTAGTACCAAATTCTTCTTGGAAGCACACTTTGGTATGATAAATAtatgatctctctctctctctctctctctctctctctctctctctctctctctcaggtGTAAAcatttgatttataaaatttccttcatttgttatttgttttctaCTGGTCAAGCCTTGTAGGCCTTCCGGGATCACGCTAGACATCAAGAAATCATCGtacaaaaaattatcaaagtgGTTACAAGCTAAATCTTCTATGGGATTGTTGCGTACagcttttcattttctctcctTGAAAGAGAACCCTTTTGTCATTTTCGGAGCTCATATCTGAATGGATATCCTctagttttcttgattttgcAAGGCATTGAGTTATAAACATCTAAGTGGTCTTGTTGTAAGTGCACCAAGTGATATTAATGAATAGGATGCTGAATTGAGCTGTGAGTCTTACTCTTTAGCAAGCATGTGCTTTATTCTATTCAGGGCATACATGAAGAATTAAGTTTAAATGTTTTCAGAGGTATTCCTATGTGTCAAGTTAAATGTTTTCAGAGGTATTCCTATggtcttttatatatatgtacgtacgtatttttcaataatacattcgtATTATATACATGTCTCCCGTTTTTTAGAAAGCAAACATACtatagtcgtattgtacatgtacgTACATATTTCTAATGCTTAATACACATTTTTTACCAAATTTTCAGTAAgatacacaaaattcacgtattatacaaataattctcacatattatagAATTagaataattataaatattatattaaaatattatacagTAGCCgattaatatctactttggatacgttgaaactagcaaatcAATATTTGTAAAgtacaaactaatgcaactaggagggcccttttttcttgcttttttaattaaatagtgTGGgccttttaaatataatgtttttttaaatggtacagccgtgcggctatactacgatttttttaaaatagtatagctggccggatttggcttttttttacacgtggcgcctaattgCTTGAGGgttctcttttttaaaataaaataaaatagtacagccgcacggctatactctttgtttttaatttttttttttaaaaagcagacttgttttgacacgtggggcTTAATCGTTGGGGGtcttctttttaatattaaaaatagtatagccggccggctatactcagttttaaaaatatttttaacttatagccgcacggctatactattttacaCTGGGCCTTGGCGCTGGACTGCTGCTCCGGTTTTTCTCTAGTAAATACGATACTCGatttttctctaatttttttaaaaaatagtatagccggacgactttattggtttttaattatttataaattgtatttaataaatagtatagactgctaaaatatgaaaactatgagagaatatttgtttgtgggaattttctgtgtattcttctccttgtaggaggtcatatttataatacaacgaaacctaaataggcaagtaaataataaattcctaaatctatttgcagtaggaaatcagaaattaaagtaaatcaattacaattataatatgaattcttggtgtgtaaggaaagtaagtcaatatccacaagtcacgccaacactccccctcagttggtgcatagatgtcgccaatgcccaactgatctagtgaattgtggaatgctttactggaaatcgcctttgtcaaaatatccgccaattgatcctcggatttcacaaaatgcgcaatctggtccatatgacggggtcgttagtcgagaagtcataatctgtgcagcggaagatgcataggatacaggttgagtaggaattaaGATCGGAATTTGAGCCTGAGTCGaggccggagtcggagtcgaaatcgggatcagggtctgaatcagagacaaattcggggttggggtcatcatcggagtgggggtcggggtcgtcttcggagtcggggttagggtcgtcttcggagtcggggtcggggtcggggtcgaggtcgttgtcgtcatagtcggggtcggggtcggggtctgGGTGGTCGtcatcatagtcggggtcggggtcggggtcgtcaaaagaggatcctgattctagatcgggttcggggtcaaagtctgcatctgtaagagcggagccatctgggcactcaactcaacgatggttggtggagaatgagagaatgagtcggtggtgctacctccatgagagttgaaaaaatcatcaacccccataacactaaataaaataatctctattacaataggacaacatataattggtaagtaaccaaaattctaatgaaataaggaaccaaaattctaactaagtaaggactcgccaacactccccctcaagttgggcaaagatatttcgcacgctcaacttgacaagcgagtcacagaacaccatacttgagaagtaacaattgtagagaagatcttttagtcaaccacgagtgaaacaagtgacaaactaaaacaaagttcacagcggaaacacaagagcaaaccctaaaaaatagggcacatagcaaaacacaaaaatcctGTGAGCACGGGTGTAGacaaggcagaacacagaaaccctgtgagcacggcagtaggtaaggcagaacacagaaactgtGTGAGCACAGCAAttgataaggcagaacacagaaaccctgtgagcacggcaataggtaaggcagaacaccgaAACCCCATGAGCACGGCAGTGGCAacaataaattcttccatataaactttagctaattcactcagacacaacttctcttcaatcttcctctccccttgaagagaaggggtcgtcggagtcaagaaataagcaacatcttcatggaaatatgtcaaggtaattgggataggtcaataaacatatccctttcactccccctccccccctctCAAGGGGGAGAAgagcacttaaatttcaagaagaacaCAAGCACAGGTCTCTAGatcgaacctggctctgataccatgctaaaatatgaaaactatgagagaatatttgtttgtgggaattttctgtgtattcttctccttgtaggaggtcatatttataatacaacgaaacctaaataggcaagtaaataataaattcctaaatctatttgcagtaggaaatcagaaattaaagtaaatcaattacaattataatatgaattcttggtgtgtaaggaaagtaagtcaatatccacaagtcacgccaacataGACAAGCAGCTATAgtcttatatatgtatgtacgtacgtattttttaataatacattGGGGTTCTATACACGTCTCCTGTTTTTTAGAAA
Protein-coding regions in this window:
- the LOC18775315 gene encoding phospholipase D zeta 1, translating into MSSEKLIANGAVLSEAMNMNAASFSFTPIFEELPVATIVSVSRPDTGDISPMLLSYTIEFQYKQFKWRLLKKASQVLYLHFALRKRAIIEEFHEKQEQVKEWLHSIGIVDQTAVVQDDDEPDDGAVPVHNEESVRNRYVPSRAALPILRPALGGQQSISDRAKVAMQGYLNHFLGNMDLVNSREVCKFLEVSKLSFSQEYGPKLKEGYVMVKHLPKIAGADSDVNSFASLCLGFCSNNWQKVWAVLKPGFLALLEDPFDTELLDIIVFNVLPTSNENACSQIYLANQIKERNPLRYTLRVASGNQSLRLRTTSNAKVKDWVAAINDAGLRPHEGWCHPHRFGSFASPRGLTDDGSQAQWFVDGQAAFEAIASSVEAAKSEIFITGWWLCPELYLRRPFHSNSSSRLDALLYEKARQGVQIYILLYKEVALALKINSSYSKKLLSNIHENVRVLRYPDRFPTGIYLWSHHEKLVIVDYQICFIGGLDLCFGRYDTVEHKVGDCPPHIWPGKDYYNPRESEPNSWEDTMKDELERERYPRMPWHDVQCALWGPPCRDIARHFVQRWNHAKRNKAPHEQTIPLLMPQHHMVIPHYMGRSREIDVEKKNKEETPNSFSPSQDIPLLLPQEADGLNAPIVDKKPSALDLNHNLLEQPTDDLYADMQMEGFVDDLHSMDLKSETNLNMVAQSGLTTSNEGLESPEEHDHAVAADDYGQIGPRTACHCQVVRSVSQWSAGSSQAEDSIHKAYCSLIEKAEHFVYIENQFFISGLSGDEIIQNRVLEALYRRIKLAHKEQKCFRVIVVIPLLPGFQGGVDDGGAATVRALMHWQYRTISWEKHSILHNLKVLLGPKTHDYISFYGLRSYGRLFEGGPVSTSQVYVHSKVMIIDDCVALIGSSNINDRSLLGSRDSEIGVVIEDKEFLESSMNGLPWKAGKFAYSLRCSLWSEHLGLHAGEINQISDPVSDTTYKDLWLATAKENSIIYQDVFSCIPNDSIHSRAALRQCMAHQKEKLGHTTIDLGIAPEKIQSCENGEVKETDPMERLKHVRGHLVSFPLEFMQQEDLRPVFNESEFYTSPQVFR
- the LOC18775264 gene encoding uncharacterized protein LOC18775264, with the translated sequence MAMPQNLKPTITSFLTSPSVSFKTQNSSLFFDTITSTSDNYRTQPPPFSFKTRTNSQFFSTRRLFLPSVSGIWDALTSGNNAREAVAAIRHGMVLFRQGDVSGSVAEFDKAIELDPRQQAYLWQRGLSLYYLDRFEEGAEQFRLDVAQNPNDTEESIWCFLCEAQLYGTSEARERFLEVGQDPRPVMRDAYNMFKDGGDPEKLVAAFSKGRESDYFYASLYAGLYFESQKKTDAAELHIVAAYQSPYGQRSDDYMASLAKVHCLCRKWSLN